One window of the Xiphophorus couchianus chromosome 12, X_couchianus-1.0, whole genome shotgun sequence genome contains the following:
- the asphd2 gene encoding aspartate beta-hydroxylase domain-containing protein 2 codes for MEWSLESVREMVAGGMQSVRECEICAFAIAMCVLLLFMWYCYRVGREHGTSPLRGRYLSGTSRIGGVVGGFMSSDCRGRGKGKHGSLLEEQNGFAFCQSSECFRCTSAGESLNQRLYHSLQEYAKRYTWSGMGRVHKGVRDQGRYLNSRPTIQRPEVFFLPDLHSAPFFSREVQRHDVELLEQSFPALLAEFESIYHQPPARSGSSLPPGWKANSTPRGQWWTYYLVNQGTPLVLNVRRCPRAWRVLGQLRTFIANNVFGNACFSVLTPGALITEHYGPTNVRLRCHLGLRVPPSCELVVGGEPQCWSEGSCLLFDDSFLHRAFHDGNPEDGPRVVFMVDLWHPNVAAAERQALDYIFTPGRLEDREGK; via the exons ATGGAGTGGTCGCTGGAGAGCGTGAGGGAGATGGTGGCTGGCGGGATGCAGTCTGTGAGGGAATGCGAGATCTGTGCGTTCGCCATAGCCATGTGcgtgctgctgctgttcatgTGGTACTGCTACAGAGTGGGCCGCGAGCACGGCACCAGCCCCTTGCGAGGGAGGTACCTGAGCGGGACCAGCCGGATCGGAGGGGTCGTCGGGGGTTTCATGAGCTCAGACTGTCGGGGCAGGGGCAAAGGGAAGCACGGGTCACTCCTGGAAGAGCAGAACGGCTTCGCCTTCTGCCAGTCGTCCGAGTGCTTCCGATGCACCAGTGCCGGCGAGAGCCTGAACCAGAGGCTCTACCACAGCCTCCAAGAATACGCCAAGCGCTACACCTGGTCCGGTATGGGCCGCGTGCACAAAGGAGTCCGCGACCAAGGCCGGTACCTCAACAGCCGGCCAACTATCCAGCGGCCTGAGGTCTTCTTCCTTCCCGACCTGCATTCGGCACCGTTCTTCTCCAGAGAAGTGCAGAGACACGACGTGGAGCTGCTAGAGCAGAGCTTCCCCGCCCTTCTGGCCGAGTTTGAGAGCATCTATCACCAACCCCCGGCCCGCAGCGGCTCTTCCCTCCCACCGGGCTGGAAGGCTAACAGCACTCCTCGCGGTCAATGGTGGACTTACTACCTGGTGAACCAAGGCACCCCTTTGGTCCTCAACGTCAGGAGATGTCCGCGCGCGTGGCGGGTGCTGGGTCAGCTGCGCACCTTCATCGCCAACAATGTCTTTGGAAATGCCTGCTTCTCCGTGCTGACGCCCGGAGCTCTCATTACGGAACATTACGGTCCTACAAATGTCAGACTGCGCTGCCACCTGG GTCTCAGAGTGCCTCCATCCTGTGAGCTCGTTGTTGGTGGAGAGCCACAGTGCTGGTCTGAGGGCAGCTGCCTGCTTTTTGACGACTCCTTCCTCCACAGGGCTTTCCATGACG GCAACCCAGAGGATGGCCCCAGGGTGGTGTTCATGGTGGACCTGTGGCATCCCAACGTGGCTGCTGCCGAGAGACAAGCTTTGGATTACATTTTTACCCCGGGTCGCTTAGAGGACAGGGAGGGGAAATAG